Proteins from a genomic interval of Tenacibaculum sp. SZ-18:
- a CDS encoding lantibiotic dehydratase: MKSENFNHINRFIIRSPYNSVNHFADIPNSTEEVIQFVKELFNDEVFKESIFLASPELYYEWKRCNNDVNVSSEKLEKLASSVIKYYIRSATRCTPFGLFSGYAEIQHNKETVKPRYERFTGLDLDFLYSLLYDLNKKENIRGLVKFSPNTSIYKLGSSFRYAEYKILKNNRSFTLVEVEIDEVIELIYNVTRKEEQSLAELIELLVYSIENISEEEVTAYINSLIDAQFLVSDLDVCINGDVPLDQIINYFEEFFITNSASSEIQHYYQLLIQFKQELSKIDKQILGNPIEEYERIFKIARDFGISFDKKYLINTNLKNNLPQSEYDLSSQEISNIKRAITTLSRFSKMPENANLTEFKKAFYERYEDQEVPLCIALDNEIGVGFIQDHADASNFSAVIDDIKIKGYEPEESKIKYHQKIHKFWTNQLIKAKEESQSIIDLKELDLTSFPINTSQLSQSFYAMINKYNDNISIEVAGGTGALNLLGRFSTADNSLKEMFSVAKDKECRGEEELLVELLHVPDNRAGNILIRNIDRDHEISFLTKGNKEKNQISLDDIYISIKNNKIVLRSKSLNKRIRVVNTTAHNFQYNALPVYQFLGELQMQNCNPALGLNLGSVNYKTFKSRPRISYGNIVLSPAKWNFTKKELSECFNNNKLIREKLRNFLKQKGVPRYVCMREQQDHTLWIDLEKDYMYSFLNESLKKKEQLVLEELLVDTINSKTKSYNTEYIIPFFKETKNARKTIHQEIFEKRSFIPGEEWLYFKLYTGTKTASKILLDVIQPLVYELKENNLIDKWHFIRFRDPDFHIRLRFLIKDKNNSQVIERLNCAIKSHVNNYAIWKVELSTYNRELERYGNDLIIPSETLFEKDSSLILQILQLSKSIKTEVSWLPVLKTIDNLYEIHRFSLTEKAKHVNELYEAFLHEFNGDKQLKKQIESKFRKYKGKINILLEDSKSEVFSIIENHNQELFENLGDDRNRIINRMKSNVTSYIHMHVNRFSITNPRMHELVLYGLLSKYYKMKLGREKHVQSKAVAI; the protein is encoded by the coding sequence ATGAAATCAGAAAACTTCAATCATATCAATCGTTTTATTATTCGATCACCTTATAATAGTGTGAATCATTTTGCAGATATTCCCAATTCAACAGAGGAAGTAATACAATTTGTGAAAGAGTTGTTCAATGATGAGGTTTTCAAAGAATCAATTTTTTTAGCATCTCCAGAATTGTATTATGAGTGGAAGAGATGTAATAATGATGTTAATGTATCTTCAGAGAAACTTGAAAAGTTAGCTTCTTCAGTTATTAAGTATTATATACGATCAGCAACAAGGTGTACACCATTTGGTTTGTTTTCGGGATATGCTGAAATTCAACATAACAAGGAAACTGTTAAACCTAGATATGAACGTTTCACTGGCTTAGATTTAGATTTTTTATATTCTTTATTATATGATTTAAATAAAAAAGAAAATATTAGAGGTCTAGTAAAATTCTCGCCCAATACTTCAATCTATAAACTTGGAAGTAGTTTTAGATATGCAGAATATAAAATTTTAAAGAATAACAGATCTTTTACTTTAGTTGAAGTTGAAATCGACGAGGTTATAGAATTAATATATAATGTAACTAGAAAAGAAGAACAAAGCTTAGCAGAATTAATAGAGTTGTTGGTGTATTCAATTGAAAATATCTCTGAAGAGGAAGTAACAGCTTACATAAACTCTCTAATTGATGCTCAATTTTTAGTAAGTGATCTGGATGTATGTATTAATGGAGATGTTCCTTTAGATCAAATAATAAATTATTTTGAAGAGTTTTTTATTACCAATTCTGCAAGTAGTGAAATTCAACATTATTATCAGCTTCTAATTCAGTTTAAACAAGAACTATCAAAAATCGATAAACAAATTCTTGGAAATCCAATTGAGGAATACGAACGTATTTTTAAGATAGCCCGTGATTTTGGTATTTCTTTCGACAAAAAGTATTTAATCAATACAAATTTGAAGAATAATTTACCTCAAAGTGAGTACGATTTATCATCTCAGGAAATTTCAAATATTAAGAGAGCCATAACAACATTATCTAGATTCAGTAAAATGCCAGAAAATGCAAATCTTACTGAGTTTAAGAAAGCTTTCTATGAGAGATATGAGGACCAGGAAGTTCCATTATGTATTGCTTTAGATAATGAAATTGGAGTCGGTTTTATTCAGGATCATGCCGATGCAAGTAATTTTTCAGCTGTTATTGATGATATAAAGATTAAGGGATATGAGCCGGAAGAGTCAAAGATAAAATATCATCAGAAGATTCATAAGTTTTGGACAAATCAACTAATAAAGGCAAAAGAAGAGAGTCAATCTATAATTGATTTAAAAGAACTCGATCTTACAAGTTTTCCAATAAACACATCTCAATTATCGCAGTCATTTTATGCAATGATTAATAAGTACAATGATAATATCTCTATAGAAGTAGCAGGAGGAACAGGCGCATTGAATTTATTAGGGAGATTTTCAACTGCGGATAACTCTTTAAAAGAAATGTTTTCCGTTGCGAAGGATAAAGAATGCAGAGGAGAAGAGGAATTACTGGTAGAACTTTTACATGTTCCAGATAATAGAGCAGGAAATATTTTGATAAGAAATATAGATAGAGATCATGAAATTTCGTTTCTAACGAAAGGTAACAAAGAGAAGAATCAGATTTCACTAGATGATATTTACATAAGTATTAAGAATAATAAAATTGTATTACGAAGTAAAAGTTTGAATAAAAGAATTAGAGTGGTAAATACAACTGCTCATAATTTTCAATACAATGCTTTACCCGTTTACCAGTTTTTAGGAGAGTTACAAATGCAAAATTGTAATCCTGCACTTGGCTTGAATCTTGGAAGTGTGAACTATAAAACCTTCAAATCAAGACCACGAATTTCATATGGAAACATTGTATTGTCTCCTGCAAAATGGAATTTCACAAAAAAAGAATTATCAGAATGTTTTAACAATAACAAATTAATTAGAGAGAAATTAAGAAACTTTTTAAAACAAAAAGGTGTTCCTAGATATGTGTGCATGAGAGAGCAGCAAGATCATACTTTGTGGATTGATTTAGAAAAAGATTATATGTATTCTTTTTTGAATGAATCCTTAAAGAAAAAAGAGCAACTTGTTTTAGAAGAGTTATTGGTCGATACGATTAATTCTAAAACCAAATCTTATAATACGGAATATATCATTCCATTTTTTAAAGAAACGAAAAACGCTAGAAAAACAATTCATCAAGAAATATTTGAAAAAAGAAGTTTTATTCCTGGAGAAGAATGGCTGTATTTTAAACTTTACACTGGAACGAAGACCGCTAGTAAAATTTTGTTAGATGTAATCCAGCCTTTGGTATATGAATTAAAAGAAAATAATTTAATTGATAAATGGCACTTTATCAGATTTAGAGATCCGGACTTTCATATTCGTTTACGTTTTTTAATTAAAGACAAGAATAATTCGCAAGTTATTGAAAGATTAAACTGTGCCATAAAATCCCACGTAAATAATTATGCAATTTGGAAAGTTGAATTATCTACATATAACCGAGAATTAGAAAGATATGGAAATGATTTAATAATTCCATCAGAAACTCTGTTTGAAAAAGATAGTAGTTTAATACTTCAAATATTACAACTATCTAAATCAATCAAAACAGAAGTTTCATGGTTACCAGTGTTGAAAACTATCGATAATTTATATGAGATTCATCGATTCTCTTTAACTGAAAAAGCAAAACATGTAAATGAATTATATGAGGCATTCTTGCATGAGTTTAACGGAGACAAGCAGTTAAAAAAGCAAATAGAATCAAAGTTCAGAAAATATAAAGGCAAGATTAATATTCTTTTAGAAGATTCAAAAAGCGAAGTTTTTTCAATTATTGAAAATCATAATCAAGAGTTATTTGAAAACCTTGGGGATGACCGAAATCGAATTATCAATAGAATGAAATCCAACGTAACAAGTTACATCCATATGCACGTTAATAGGTTTTCCATTACAAATCCTAGAATGCACGAGTTAGTACTATACGGATTGTTATCAAAATATTATAAAATGAAGCTAGGAAGAGAAAAGCATGTTCAATCAAAAGCAGTAGCAATATGA
- a CDS encoding LLM class flavin-dependent oxidoreductase: MENIKIGLIDLGQRDDSTSLEIIEQMIEYAVEADSAGFSRFWLAEHHYAHIKNHPYTNPDILLPILAGMTDQIKVGSAGISLSLYSPYSVTCNYKLLSNLYPNRVDLGLSKGLPDSKKIAELAHPELSRKTNRDIFNNNLEIISDLLENEDANLNNNQILIPPFKGAKPELWYLSTSFKSYKEAIKYGTNYCVSLFHNFGQSKDFNKEEIEQFKKEFYDAHGRYPKIVISLAFYMAHTIEEAELKVNEMTEYARSLSAEAFIIEPVTADILHEITQRYYDEYGLDEFVFYDVAGTHNEKLENLHAIAEKFQMLTPAY; the protein is encoded by the coding sequence ATGGAAAATATAAAAATAGGTCTTATTGATTTAGGACAAAGAGATGATTCTACAAGTTTAGAAATTATAGAGCAAATGATTGAATACGCAGTAGAGGCAGATTCTGCAGGTTTTAGTAGATTTTGGTTAGCCGAACATCACTATGCACACATAAAAAATCATCCGTATACAAATCCAGATATATTGTTACCAATTTTAGCTGGAATGACAGATCAAATTAAGGTGGGTTCAGCAGGAATTTCTTTGTCACTATACTCTCCTTATTCTGTAACATGTAATTATAAATTGTTATCAAATTTATATCCAAATAGAGTTGATTTAGGTTTATCTAAAGGATTACCCGATAGCAAGAAAATTGCCGAGTTAGCTCACCCAGAGCTTTCCAGGAAAACAAACCGTGATATTTTTAATAACAATCTTGAGATTATTTCTGATTTGTTGGAAAATGAAGATGCTAATTTAAATAACAATCAAATTCTAATTCCACCATTTAAAGGAGCCAAACCAGAATTATGGTATTTATCTACTTCTTTCAAGAGTTATAAAGAGGCAATTAAGTATGGTACAAATTATTGTGTATCACTTTTTCATAATTTCGGTCAATCTAAAGATTTTAATAAAGAGGAAATAGAACAATTCAAAAAAGAGTTTTATGATGCTCATGGTCGTTATCCGAAAATTGTTATTTCTCTTGCTTTTTATATGGCTCATACGATTGAAGAAGCTGAGTTAAAGGTTAACGAAATGACAGAATATGCCAGAAGTCTTTCTGCAGAAGCATTTATAATAGAGCCAGTAACAGCAGATATATTGCATGAAATTACTCAAAGATATTATGATGAATATGGTTTGGATGAGTTTGTGTTTTACGATGTAGCAGGAACACATAACGAGAAGTTAGAAAATCTTCATGCTATTGCAGAGAAATTTCAAATGTTAACACCAGCTTATTAA
- a CDS encoding lanthionine synthetase LanC family protein, which yields MVTQETLTINEIINEYNSKILSYPIDQLSEGLTQGKLGVLYYFMFLYIDTKKTIYLDKITDILMNVFNSLQNPKGNELLNDSSYAEGISGLGFVIDDLINHDLLDDEYGEQIPVLCQIAYEYSKKMIQKDNYDFMNGSTGVLWFLLKVKNRELFNGIVEKLYEKANTADYLFSTVSDNPYISDMNFGFPHGYLSIVKVLNDAKKVFGANEMYDQISEKCMTTIISNLNKDYTVDGIHIYKPHKLYLKEGRLTEHQNNRLAWCNSDLSLAFLLYKINANSVYSEILMNIGENLVKRKEMNVTGVENHHFCHGSSGIAQLFLELYHLSKEEKYLDAHQYWLARTVSYLCQDLSKELTERDMSLFYGKLGALLVLNSSQNGTNKGWKQAFLIN from the coding sequence ATGGTAACACAAGAAACACTTACGATAAACGAAATTATAAATGAGTATAACTCAAAAATATTATCCTATCCAATAGATCAATTATCGGAAGGACTTACTCAAGGAAAATTAGGGGTTTTATACTATTTCATGTTTTTGTATATCGACACTAAAAAAACAATTTATTTAGATAAGATCACCGATATTCTAATGAATGTTTTTAATTCTTTACAAAACCCTAAAGGAAATGAATTATTAAATGATTCATCTTATGCAGAAGGAATTTCAGGATTAGGTTTCGTTATTGATGATTTAATTAATCATGATTTACTAGACGATGAGTATGGCGAACAAATTCCTGTGCTATGTCAAATAGCATATGAATATTCGAAAAAAATGATACAAAAAGATAATTACGACTTTATGAATGGTTCAACAGGAGTATTATGGTTCTTGTTGAAGGTTAAAAATCGTGAATTATTTAATGGTATTGTCGAAAAGTTATATGAGAAGGCGAATACAGCTGATTATCTTTTTAGTACTGTTTCAGACAATCCATATATAAGTGATATGAACTTTGGCTTTCCACATGGGTATCTTTCAATTGTAAAAGTATTAAACGATGCAAAGAAAGTCTTCGGAGCTAATGAAATGTATGATCAAATTTCAGAGAAATGTATGACAACAATCATAAGTAATTTGAATAAGGATTATACAGTGGACGGGATTCATATTTACAAACCACATAAGTTATACCTAAAAGAAGGGAGGCTTACAGAGCATCAAAATAACAGATTAGCATGGTGTAATAGCGATCTAAGTTTAGCTTTCCTTCTTTATAAAATTAACGCAAATTCAGTTTATTCTGAGATTTTAATGAATATTGGTGAAAATTTAGTGAAAAGAAAAGAGATGAATGTTACAGGTGTTGAAAATCACCATTTTTGTCACGGTTCGTCTGGAATTGCACAATTATTTTTAGAGCTATATCATCTGTCCAAAGAAGAAAAATATTTAGATGCTCATCAATATTGGTTGGCTCGTACCGTAAGTTATTTATGTCAAGATTTATCTAAAGAACTTACTGAGAGAGATATGTCATTATTTTATGGCAAGTTAGGAGCATTACTTGTTTTGAACTCGTCACAAAATGGAACTAATAAAGGCTGGAAACAAGCTTTTTTAATCAATTAA
- a CDS encoding lanthionine synthetase LanC family protein gives METLQKIQDCLQQNTNLNGIGISNGVLGKSMFFYFNYLYTNDEKWLELSILLIEESLEKLTDTYTSISPQNDVIEAGIYLNTLYKNNVLSKDVEFILNEFKDLIDEIFFTRLKEEDLDNITGIFAPLQYYLSTETVEKEKLNQVLDLVKVKAIENENQAYWLFNLRSPDKAYVELGYNHGVAGVISFLNDCYLHNVQKKECEVLITKGLNFLEKHLDRDSICWFPQTTDKNNRLYYHNLSYGDLGIGFTYYKAGEVLKNSYWSSLGLDILENAAQYTDENEKYIRDANMIYGASGMYSFFDMMYRFTNKTSFKKSKDYWYSKILEKGNNSTQWAGYNTYYNGIYDFAQLGMSQGILGIGLTLLCKELDVTNEYLNFLNFRKW, from the coding sequence ATGGAAACATTACAAAAAATACAAGATTGTTTACAACAAAATACGAATCTGAATGGTATAGGAATAAGTAATGGAGTTTTGGGAAAATCGATGTTCTTTTACTTTAATTATTTGTATACAAATGATGAGAAATGGTTGGAGTTATCTATTTTACTTATCGAAGAATCGCTAGAAAAACTAACGGATACGTACACAAGTATTTCACCTCAAAATGATGTCATTGAAGCAGGTATTTATTTGAACACTCTTTATAAAAATAATGTTTTATCAAAAGATGTAGAATTTATTTTAAACGAATTTAAAGATTTAATTGACGAGATTTTTTTTACTCGATTAAAGGAAGAGGATTTAGATAATATAACAGGGATTTTTGCACCGTTACAATATTACCTTTCTACAGAAACTGTGGAGAAGGAAAAATTAAACCAAGTTTTAGATTTAGTAAAAGTAAAGGCTATAGAAAATGAAAATCAAGCATATTGGTTGTTCAATTTAAGATCACCAGATAAGGCATATGTAGAATTAGGCTATAATCATGGAGTAGCCGGAGTGATCTCCTTTTTAAATGATTGCTATTTACACAATGTACAAAAAAAGGAATGTGAAGTTCTTATTACAAAAGGGCTAAATTTTTTAGAAAAACATCTTGACAGAGATAGTATTTGTTGGTTTCCACAAACAACCGATAAAAATAATCGTTTATACTATCATAATTTATCATATGGGGATTTAGGAATTGGTTTTACGTATTATAAAGCAGGAGAAGTATTAAAGAATTCATACTGGAGTTCATTAGGATTAGATATTCTCGAAAACGCTGCACAATACACCGATGAAAATGAAAAGTACATTAGAGATGCAAATATGATTTATGGAGCTTCTGGTATGTATTCATTTTTTGATATGATGTATCGATTCACAAATAAAACTAGTTTTAAAAAATCAAAAGATTACTGGTACTCAAAAATACTAGAAAAAGGAAATAATAGTACACAATGGGCAGGCTATAATACCTATTATAATGGTATTTATGACTTTGCTCAATTAGGAATGTCACAAGGAATTTTGGGAATAGGATTAACACTTCTATGTAAAGAGCTAGACGTAACAAACGAATATCTAAACTTTTTAAACTTTAGAAAATGGTAA
- a CDS encoding class I lanthipeptide encodes MNKIKLTKGLQINKEVVSKLQEDQMADVKGGKAALSCLWKSCNGSKEDKLEA; translated from the coding sequence ATGAATAAAATTAAATTAACTAAAGGATTACAAATCAACAAAGAAGTAGTAAGTAAATTACAAGAAGATCAAATGGCAGATGTAAAAGGTGGTAAAGCAGCTTTATCATGTTTATGGAAATCTTGTAATGGAAGTAAGGAAGATAAGCTAGAGGCTTAA
- a CDS encoding class I lanthipeptide has translation MKKIKLTKGLQINKEAVSKLQEDQMTEVKGGKAALSCLWKSCNSSSEESIEA, from the coding sequence ATGAAGAAAATTAAATTAACTAAAGGATTACAAATCAACAAGGAAGCAGTAAGTAAATTACAAGAAGATCAAATGACAGAAGTAAAAGGAGGTAAAGCAGCTTTATCTTGTTTATGGAAGTCTTGTAACAGCAGCAGCGAAGAGTCAATAGAGGCTTAA
- a CDS encoding class I lanthipeptide, translated as MKKIKLTKGLKINKEAISKLQEDQMTEVKGGKAALSCLWDSCNGSSEEKLEL; from the coding sequence ATGAAAAAAATTAAATTAACTAAAGGATTAAAAATCAACAAAGAAGCAATCAGTAAATTACAGGAAGATCAAATGACAGAAGTAAAAGGAGGTAAAGCAGCTTTATCTTGTTTATGGGATTCTTGTAATGGAAGTAGCGAAGAAAAATTAGAGCTATAA
- a CDS encoding outer membrane beta-barrel family protein, giving the protein MKIVHFITVLLLCLSITQAQTIEGRVVDSNKEPISFANVVAQISTSNKIIGGVVTDEQGNFSLKLNTDQEYYITISFIGFAKNTIQSNSIDESNNIGTIVLKELDNKLDEVVIEARKRLITRKSDRLVFNVSKSLSSSGGDMLDALRVTPGLKVQNDEIFMIGKDNMRIMINGRLLKIPQQEVSNFLSSISADDIKSIEVITNPPAKYESEGNSGLINIIYKKGRRNSWRSRIRGVYTQTTYAKGSLSGNFSYQKDKFSMSSNLYYTNGSKLITDTNRFFFTDETWDGNYPRRYFTEPSVSARLSFDYNFKEDFLIGAQYLTTYGRFRTINRNDRVNVFDNTNNTLSRIIRTTSNNLEESPTHSLNVHTEFKLDSVSKIEVNLDYFNYSSDQDRTYDTFGESNGTIIPGSREVGNNLGDQKIDNYSIRMDIETPIKWASLSYGGKLSFTKTNNALAFFDITSGTPVQDLNRTDMFTYKENTQALYFSLEKMLSQQWIVKGGLRFETTQTEGNSTSLNQIDINDYSRLFPTINVNYIASQSNIFSLAYNQRINRPSFEFLNPFENVQNPFTIIRGNPFLQPSFSDNLSLTHIHKQKLVSSLYFSKVSDGFQQLAQVDPITNIQEISPQNYYETIKIGLTESYTFSKWKWWESVNVLDIHYSDATSLVDFTNAGESGFNTYIATNNSFVLDSKKRVMASANFWYAFPGVYDIYTTSATSNLDLSLKFFFLNKDLQLGLNAYDVFRGQRVRVEGITNDVNVSFRNYYDTQSFRISLLYKFGNKKIRVARKKFGNQDEKDRTKD; this is encoded by the coding sequence ATGAAAATTGTTCACTTTATAACAGTTTTATTGCTATGCCTAAGTATTACTCAAGCTCAAACTATAGAAGGTAGAGTTGTAGATTCTAACAAAGAACCTATAAGTTTTGCCAATGTTGTTGCTCAGATATCTACAAGTAATAAAATAATTGGAGGTGTAGTTACTGATGAACAAGGAAATTTTAGTTTAAAATTAAATACAGACCAAGAATATTATATAACCATAAGCTTTATAGGTTTTGCCAAGAACACAATACAGTCGAATTCAATTGATGAAAGTAATAATATTGGAACAATAGTTTTAAAAGAACTAGATAATAAACTCGATGAAGTTGTGATTGAAGCCAGAAAAAGGCTCATTACCAGAAAAAGTGATCGCTTGGTTTTTAATGTATCAAAATCATTATCATCAAGTGGAGGAGATATGCTCGATGCGCTTAGAGTAACTCCTGGATTAAAAGTTCAAAATGATGAAATATTTATGATTGGTAAGGACAATATGAGGATTATGATAAATGGTCGACTACTAAAAATTCCTCAACAAGAAGTGTCAAACTTTTTAAGTTCTATATCAGCGGATGATATAAAAAGTATTGAAGTAATTACAAATCCTCCAGCAAAATATGAATCAGAAGGAAACAGTGGATTAATCAACATAATTTATAAAAAGGGAAGAAGAAATTCCTGGAGAAGTAGAATACGTGGAGTGTATACTCAGACAACCTACGCTAAGGGAAGTTTAAGCGGAAACTTTAGTTATCAAAAAGATAAGTTTTCAATGTCGAGTAATTTATACTATACAAATGGATCAAAATTAATCACAGATACAAATAGGTTCTTTTTTACCGATGAAACTTGGGATGGAAACTATCCAAGAAGATATTTTACCGAACCTTCTGTTAGTGCAAGACTATCTTTTGATTATAATTTCAAAGAAGATTTTTTAATCGGAGCTCAATACCTAACAACCTATGGAAGGTTCAGAACAATTAATAGAAATGATCGTGTAAATGTGTTTGATAATACAAATAATACACTTTCGAGAATCATAAGAACAACATCGAATAATTTAGAAGAATCACCAACGCATTCTTTAAATGTTCATACTGAATTTAAGCTCGACAGTGTGAGTAAAATAGAAGTGAATTTAGACTATTTCAATTATTCCAGTGATCAAGACAGAACCTATGATACATTCGGCGAGTCAAACGGTACAATTATTCCGGGAAGTAGAGAAGTGGGAAATAATTTAGGAGATCAAAAGATAGACAATTACTCGATAAGAATGGATATTGAAACTCCAATAAAATGGGCTAGTTTAAGCTACGGAGGTAAACTTTCTTTCACCAAAACAAATAACGCTCTTGCTTTTTTTGATATTACTTCAGGAACACCAGTACAAGATTTAAATAGAACAGATATGTTCACTTACAAGGAGAATACACAAGCATTATATTTTTCACTTGAAAAAATGCTTAGTCAGCAATGGATTGTAAAAGGTGGTTTACGTTTTGAAACTACTCAAACAGAGGGAAACTCAACAAGTTTAAATCAGATTGATATTAACGATTATAGTCGATTATTTCCAACAATAAATGTGAACTATATTGCGAGTCAGAGTAATATCTTCTCTTTAGCTTATAATCAAAGAATCAATAGACCATCATTTGAGTTTTTGAACCCATTTGAGAATGTTCAGAATCCTTTCACAATCATTCGTGGAAATCCATTTTTACAACCATCATTTTCAGATAATTTATCACTAACACATATACACAAGCAAAAATTAGTAAGCTCATTGTATTTCTCAAAAGTCAGCGACGGATTTCAACAATTAGCACAAGTAGATCCTATAACAAATATCCAAGAGATTTCTCCGCAGAATTACTATGAAACTATTAAGATAGGTTTAACTGAATCGTATACATTTTCTAAATGGAAATGGTGGGAAAGTGTAAATGTTCTAGATATCCATTATAGTGACGCAACATCTTTAGTTGATTTCACAAATGCAGGTGAGAGTGGATTTAACACATACATCGCAACAAACAACAGTTTTGTGTTAGACAGTAAAAAAAGAGTAATGGCTAGCGCTAATTTCTGGTACGCCTTTCCTGGAGTGTACGATATCTACACAACATCTGCAACATCCAATCTAGATTTAAGTTTAAAGTTCTTCTTCCTCAATAAAGATTTACAACTTGGATTAAATGCCTACGATGTATTTAGAGGACAAAGAGTTAGAGTAGAAGGAATAACAAATGACGTGAATGTATCCTTCCGTAATTATTATGACACACAAAGCTTTAGAATATCATTATTGTACAAGTTTGGTAACAAGAAAATTCGTGTTGCACGAAAGAAATTTGGGAACCAGGACGAAAAAGATAGAACTAAAGATTAG
- a CDS encoding response regulator transcription factor: MDKNVNDFFSLKNSVNAISEEDINQTKNYLAPIRAFARTTYKSIYIIDYEKKGFEYVSENPLFLSGHTPEEVEEMGYAFYFKYVIEEDLDLLLKINTVGFDFYEKLPIEERLEYTISYDFHLKNKEGKKILINQKLTPLFLTRTGKLWKAICIISLSNEQNSGNIKVYKKGENKIFKYNLEDNYWKEEEKISLTTREKEVLRYSVRGFTINDIAKSIFVSPDTVKFHRKKLFEKLEVANISEAIVFATNNKLI; this comes from the coding sequence ATGGATAAGAATGTCAATGATTTCTTTTCCTTGAAAAATAGCGTTAATGCTATTTCTGAAGAGGACATAAATCAAACTAAAAACTACCTGGCACCTATTAGAGCGTTTGCCAGAACCACATATAAAAGTATTTATATTATTGATTACGAAAAAAAGGGATTCGAATATGTTTCCGAAAATCCTTTATTTCTCTCTGGACATACTCCTGAGGAAGTCGAAGAAATGGGATACGCTTTTTACTTTAAATATGTGATAGAGGAAGATTTAGACTTACTTTTAAAGATAAATACTGTCGGATTCGATTTTTATGAAAAACTACCCATAGAAGAACGTTTAGAGTACACAATCTCCTATGACTTTCATTTAAAGAATAAGGAAGGTAAAAAAATTCTTATTAATCAAAAACTAACACCGTTATTTTTAACAAGAACAGGAAAACTTTGGAAAGCTATTTGTATTATCTCTTTATCAAATGAACAAAACTCTGGAAATATTAAAGTTTACAAGAAAGGAGAGAATAAAATTTTTAAATATAATCTAGAGGATAACTACTGGAAAGAAGAGGAAAAAATAAGTCTTACAACAAGAGAAAAAGAAGTATTGAGATACTCGGTAAGAGGATTTACAATTAACGATATTGCCAAATCTATTTTCGTATCACCCGACACTGTAAAATTCCATAGAAAGAAACTTTTTGAAAAGCTGGAAGTAGCAAATATTTCTGAGGCAATTGTATTTGCAACGAATAACAAATTAATTTAG
- a CDS encoding HesA/MoeB/ThiF family protein codes for METRYIRNRIYLSQEEQQRIKNVPILLGGSGIGSVIAECALRLGFENITIIDGDQVELSNLNRQNYTIDDINKNKVQALQERLQLINPNAKINVVNAFLTNENIESFIKDYEIAINALDFTTDIPLQFDKLCQKNGITVLHPYNIGWGGIVAVITPDGLTLESIAKPNEKFNEIQMVKYITNYMKFWGEPQEWIENVLEEYLNEEETLSPPQLSIGSWVVSSMCVHIMFNVATNKEIKKFPEFYFSSIYND; via the coding sequence ATGGAAACAAGGTACATACGTAACAGAATCTATTTGTCACAGGAAGAACAACAACGAATAAAGAATGTTCCAATACTTTTGGGAGGCTCTGGAATTGGAAGTGTTATTGCTGAATGTGCCTTACGTTTGGGTTTTGAAAATATTACGATTATTGATGGAGATCAAGTTGAATTATCAAATTTGAATCGACAGAATTATACCATTGATGATATTAATAAAAATAAAGTACAAGCGCTTCAAGAACGATTGCAACTTATTAATCCGAATGCGAAAATTAATGTGGTAAATGCGTTTTTGACAAACGAGAATATAGAATCTTTTATTAAAGATTATGAGATTGCTATTAATGCGTTAGATTTCACAACTGATATTCCTTTACAATTCGATAAACTTTGTCAGAAAAACGGAATTACAGTTTTACATCCTTATAATATAGGTTGGGGTGGAATTGTAGCCGTTATTACACCCGATGGACTCACACTAGAATCTATTGCAAAACCCAATGAGAAGTTTAATGAAATTCAAATGGTAAAATATATAACCAACTACATGAAATTTTGGGGTGAACCTCAAGAGTGGATTGAAAATGTATTGGAAGAATATTTAAATGAGGAGGAAACATTATCCCCTCCTCAGTTATCTATTGGATCTTGGGTGGTATCAAGCATGTGCGTACACATTATGTTCAATGTTGCAACCAACAAAGAGATTAAAAAGTTTCCAGAGTTTTATTTTTCATCAATTTACAACGACTAA